A part of Desulfobacter sp. genomic DNA contains:
- a CDS encoding insulinase family protein yields the protein MEKIAFTPGETINGYQIKQVSHLPSIDAHLIELIHTATKAVHIHIANKDKENTFGVFFRTVPTDSTGVAHILEHTVLCGSEKYGVRDPFFSMIKRSLSTFMNAFTASDWTMYPFSSQNKKDYYNLMDVYLDAAFFPNIDELSFKQEGHRLELEPKEEGEAELVYKGVVYNEMKGAMSSPNQVLSRALLKGLYPDTTYCNNSGGEPADIPGLTHQGLKDFHAKYYHPSNSFFYTYGDLPLEETLGFIQDKVLSRFEFLEMDTRVPSQPRWEAPRTQTQPYAYADTGDLSKKFQACVAWLTADICSGFDVLVLTILEQILLGNSASPLRKALIDAELGSALSDGTGFDGDNRDTMFVCGLKDIEEAAVPQVEKIIFETLARLADKGIERRLVDSAIHQIEFYRKEITNTPYPFGIKMLLSFAGTVIHGGDPVSCINIDRDLNRLKEELAKGPFLENKIREYFLDNPHRLLFTLKPDNGLEDRQVEETRAELKSILSTLTPADIEQIKADAKALEELQETEEDLSVLPTLELEDVPPEIEIIHPDQIEGAAISTCYDKATSGILYFTCPVGAGNIPPEHFEMVPFFCRAFTNAGTAKSSYVDMAERMDLYTGGISVSPFSGTYFSGEGGAHSFLAFQGKALDRNIDNLFDLMDEFITHYGFTDHERLKSLLLQYQAGLESSIVATGHRYAISLSAGHLSRAAHISELWHGIAQYQAIKALTAGITHGDTGRDALEELSLKLAAIAGSLLKQDNFKPAVIGAEPSLLRADRRISQIHDNLPKGNHQAFSTPDIAWDASRPYQGWYTNTAVSFVGQSFKTVRITHPDSPGLAVISKLLRALYLHKEIREKGGAYGGFAMYNTEEGIFSFGSYRDPHIKRTLDVYADACDFITQGKFTQTDVKEAILQVCSDIDKPDTPGPAAMKAFYRQITKLSDEIRKGFKDALLGLDKQRIQEIARTYFTRDESGKGIAVISSKPMLEQANQALEAEGRPPLELKKI from the coding sequence ATGGAAAAGATCGCATTCACGCCAGGAGAAACCATCAACGGGTATCAGATCAAACAGGTGTCCCATCTGCCCAGTATTGACGCCCATCTCATTGAACTGATCCATACGGCCACAAAGGCCGTTCACATCCACATCGCCAACAAGGATAAGGAAAACACCTTTGGCGTTTTTTTCAGAACCGTCCCCACGGATTCCACGGGGGTGGCCCATATTCTTGAGCACACCGTGCTCTGCGGCTCGGAAAAATACGGGGTCAGGGACCCGTTTTTCTCCATGATCAAAAGGAGCCTGTCCACCTTCATGAATGCATTTACGGCGTCGGACTGGACCATGTACCCCTTTTCCTCCCAGAACAAAAAAGACTACTACAACCTCATGGATGTCTACCTGGATGCGGCCTTCTTCCCCAACATAGACGAACTGAGCTTCAAGCAGGAAGGCCACCGCCTGGAATTGGAACCCAAAGAAGAGGGAGAAGCCGAACTGGTATACAAAGGGGTGGTTTACAACGAGATGAAAGGGGCCATGTCCTCGCCCAACCAGGTGCTGTCCAGAGCCCTGCTCAAAGGGCTGTACCCGGACACCACCTACTGCAATAATTCAGGAGGAGAGCCGGCGGATATCCCCGGACTCACCCACCAGGGGCTCAAAGACTTCCACGCCAAATACTACCACCCCTCCAATTCCTTTTTCTACACATACGGCGACCTTCCCCTGGAGGAAACCCTAGGGTTTATCCAGGACAAGGTGCTGTCACGGTTTGAATTTCTGGAAATGGACACCCGGGTGCCCTCCCAGCCCAGATGGGAGGCCCCCAGAACCCAGACCCAGCCCTATGCCTATGCGGACACCGGCGACCTGTCCAAGAAATTCCAGGCCTGCGTGGCCTGGCTCACGGCGGATATCTGTTCGGGATTTGATGTGCTGGTATTGACCATACTGGAGCAGATCCTTCTGGGTAATTCCGCCTCTCCCCTGCGCAAGGCCCTCATTGATGCGGAACTGGGCTCGGCCCTTTCCGACGGGACCGGATTCGACGGGGACAACCGGGACACCATGTTCGTCTGCGGCCTCAAGGATATTGAAGAAGCGGCCGTGCCCCAGGTGGAAAAAATCATCTTCGAAACCCTGGCCCGCCTGGCGGACAAGGGCATTGAAAGGCGCCTGGTGGATTCGGCCATCCACCAGATCGAATTCTACCGCAAGGAGATCACCAACACCCCCTACCCCTTCGGCATCAAGATGCTGCTCTCCTTTGCCGGCACGGTGATCCACGGCGGCGACCCCGTGTCCTGCATCAACATCGACAGGGACCTGAACCGGCTCAAGGAAGAACTGGCCAAGGGCCCCTTCCTGGAGAATAAAATCCGGGAATATTTTCTGGACAATCCCCACCGGCTCCTGTTCACCCTCAAGCCCGACAACGGCCTGGAAGACCGGCAGGTGGAAGAGACCCGGGCGGAACTCAAATCCATCCTCTCCACCCTGACCCCGGCGGATATCGAACAAATCAAGGCCGATGCCAAAGCCCTGGAGGAGCTCCAGGAAACCGAGGAGGACCTCTCCGTCCTTCCCACCCTGGAACTTGAGGACGTGCCCCCGGAGATTGAGATTATCCACCCGGATCAGATTGAGGGTGCTGCCATTTCCACCTGTTATGACAAGGCCACCTCGGGCATCCTCTATTTTACCTGCCCGGTGGGAGCCGGCAATATCCCGCCGGAACACTTTGAGATGGTGCCTTTTTTCTGCCGGGCCTTTACCAATGCGGGTACGGCCAAAAGCTCCTACGTGGACATGGCCGAACGCATGGATCTCTATACCGGCGGCATCTCCGTATCCCCCTTTTCCGGCACCTATTTCAGCGGCGAAGGGGGGGCCCACTCGTTTCTGGCCTTCCAGGGCAAGGCACTGGACCGGAACATCGACAATCTATTCGACCTCATGGACGAATTTATCACCCATTACGGCTTCACCGACCATGAACGGCTCAAAAGCCTGCTCCTCCAATACCAGGCCGGCCTGGAGTCCTCCATTGTCGCCACCGGCCACAGATACGCCATATCCCTCTCCGCCGGCCACCTGTCCAGGGCCGCCCACATCAGCGAACTCTGGCACGGCATTGCCCAGTACCAGGCAATCAAAGCCCTCACCGCCGGGATCACCCATGGAGATACGGGCAGGGACGCCCTGGAAGAGCTTTCCCTGAAACTGGCAGCCATTGCCGGTTCCCTCCTGAAGCAGGACAATTTCAAGCCGGCGGTGATCGGCGCAGAACCCTCTTTACTCCGGGCGGACCGGCGGATCAGCCAGATCCACGACAATCTCCCCAAGGGCAACCACCAGGCATTTTCAACCCCGGACATTGCCTGGGACGCCAGCCGCCCCTACCAGGGATGGTACACCAATACGGCGGTCTCCTTTGTGGGGCAGTCCTTTAAAACCGTGCGCATCACCCACCCGGACTCACCGGGGCTTGCCGTGATTTCCAAACTGCTGCGGGCCCTGTACCTGCACAAGGAAATCCGTGAAAAGGGCGGGGCCTACGGCGGGTTTGCCATGTATAATACCGAAGAGGGGATTTTCTCCTTCGGCTCCTACCGGGATCCCCACATCAAGCGGACCCTGGATGTATACGCCGATGCCTGCGATTTCATTACCCAAGGGAAATTCACACAAACCGATGTTAAAGAGGCCATCCTCCAGGTCTGCTCGGATATCGACAAACCCGACACCCCGGGGCCGGCAGCCATGAAGGCCTTTTACCGGCAGATCACCAAATTGTCAGACGAAATTCGAAAAGGATTCAAGGACGCCCTGCTGGGGCTGGATAAACAGCGGATCCAGGAAATCGCCCGGACCTATTTCACCCGGGACGAATCAGGCAAGGGCATTGCCGTCATCTCCTCGAAACCCATGCTGGAGCAGGCCAACCAGGCCCTTGAGGCGGAAGGACGGCCGCCCCTTGAGTTAAAGAAAATCTAA
- the rsmA gene encoding ribosomal RNA small subunit methyltransferase A, which translates to MTHPGELLKRNNLYAGKELGQNFLSNPATAQMIVDHTGVSGETRVLEVGPGLGAITRPLARAAKHVTAVEKDRRMIPLLQGELEADGIDNVTIINKDILKTDIRGIAGEDKLVVMGNLPYNISSQILFKLVKTRRVIDRAFLMFQKELAVRLLASPGGRDYSRLTAVVQYAAKISHVADIRPNSFFPRPEVDSTVLRFDFFEPGEMSESDEDLLFEVIKAAFSKRRKTLRNSMSGGELGLKKPQAGEALEGAGIDPARRAETLTIDEFVELAKSVKQVVQPR; encoded by the coding sequence ATGACACATCCCGGAGAATTACTTAAGAGAAACAATTTATACGCCGGAAAGGAACTGGGCCAGAACTTTTTGTCCAACCCGGCCACGGCCCAGATGATCGTCGATCATACCGGTGTCTCCGGGGAGACCCGCGTTTTGGAAGTCGGGCCGGGCCTGGGGGCAATTACCCGGCCCCTGGCCCGGGCGGCAAAACATGTGACGGCGGTGGAAAAGGACCGGCGGATGATTCCCCTGCTCCAAGGGGAGCTTGAGGCGGACGGGATTGATAATGTCACCATTATTAATAAGGATATTTTGAAAACAGATATCCGTGGGATCGCAGGAGAGGATAAGCTGGTGGTCATGGGAAACCTGCCCTATAATATTTCCTCCCAGATTCTGTTTAAACTGGTAAAAACAAGGAGAGTGATAGACCGCGCTTTCCTCATGTTCCAGAAGGAGCTGGCCGTACGACTGCTGGCCTCTCCCGGGGGGCGGGATTACTCCAGGCTCACCGCCGTGGTTCAGTATGCCGCAAAGATTTCCCATGTGGCAGATATCCGTCCCAACAGTTTTTTCCCCAGGCCCGAGGTTGATTCCACGGTGCTGAGGTTTGACTTCTTCGAACCGGGGGAGATGAGTGAATCAGATGAGGACCTGCTTTTTGAGGTCATCAAGGCGGCCTTTTCCAAACGCCGGAAGACATTGAGAAATTCCATGAGCGGCGGGGAACTGGGACTTAAGAAACCCCAGGCCGGAGAGGCCCTTGAAGGGGCAGGCATTGATCCGGCCCGCAGGGCGGAAACGCTTACCATTGATGAATTTGTTGAACTTGCCAAGTCGGTTAAGCAAGTGGTTCAGCCCCGATGA
- a CDS encoding LL-diaminopimelate aminotransferase — translation MIRANENYGKLQASYLFSDIAKRVEKFQTDNPDADVIRLGIGDVTRALAPAVVDGFRKGVEEMAQDATFRGYGPEQGYAFLREAIAANDFQARGADIEPDEIFVSDGAKCDTGNFQELFAEDIKIAIPDPVYPVYLDTNVMAGRTGAYVDGRYQGIVYMDCLKENGFMPELPEEPVDLIYLCFPNNPTGATATRDELKTWVDYAKENKALILFDAAYESFIRDESLPRSIYEIEGAKEVAVEFRSFSKTAGFTGTRCGFTVVPKACKVYGADGTEISLHAMWNRRHTTKFNGVSYPVQKAAEAVYSEAGKAQVKEYIDYYLANAKVVRQTMTELGFDYVGGENSPYIWIDGQGRDSWDFFDLLLNKAAVVCTPGGGFGRCGSQYIRISAFNSLENVTKAMERVKDALK, via the coding sequence ATGATCAGAGCCAACGAAAATTATGGTAAACTCCAGGCGTCCTATCTGTTTTCGGATATTGCCAAACGGGTGGAAAAATTCCAGACGGACAACCCCGATGCAGATGTCATCCGCCTCGGGATCGGGGATGTAACCCGGGCCCTGGCCCCTGCCGTTGTGGATGGATTCCGCAAAGGGGTTGAAGAAATGGCCCAGGATGCCACTTTCAGGGGATACGGCCCGGAACAGGGGTATGCATTTTTAAGGGAGGCCATTGCGGCCAACGATTTCCAGGCCCGGGGCGCGGATATTGAGCCCGATGAAATTTTTGTCAGCGACGGTGCCAAATGCGATACCGGCAATTTCCAGGAACTCTTTGCCGAGGACATTAAAATCGCCATTCCCGATCCGGTCTACCCGGTTTACCTGGATACCAATGTCATGGCCGGCCGAACCGGTGCTTACGTGGATGGACGGTACCAGGGCATCGTCTACATGGACTGCCTCAAGGAAAACGGGTTCATGCCTGAACTGCCCGAGGAACCGGTGGACCTGATTTACCTTTGCTTCCCCAACAACCCCACCGGCGCCACCGCCACCAGGGACGAACTGAAAACCTGGGTGGACTATGCAAAGGAGAACAAGGCACTGATTCTCTTTGATGCGGCCTATGAATCCTTTATCCGGGATGAGAGCCTGCCCAGAAGCATCTATGAAATCGAGGGGGCCAAAGAGGTGGCCGTGGAATTCAGGAGCTTTTCCAAGACCGCCGGATTCACCGGCACCCGATGCGGATTCACCGTGGTGCCTAAGGCCTGCAAGGTATACGGGGCGGACGGGACTGAAATTTCCCTCCACGCCATGTGGAACCGCCGGCACACCACCAAGTTCAACGGGGTTTCCTACCCGGTGCAGAAAGCGGCCGAGGCCGTTTACTCGGAAGCCGGCAAGGCCCAGGTCAAGGAGTATATCGATTACTACCTGGCCAATGCCAAGGTGGTCCGCCAGACAATGACCGAACTGGGCTTTGACTATGTGGGCGGCGAAAATTCACCCTATATATGGATCGACGGCCAGGGCCGGGATTCCTGGGATTTTTTCGACCTGCTGTTGAATAAGGCCGCCGTGGTCTGCACCCCGGGCGGGGGATTCGGCCGGTGCGGCAGCCAATACATCCGTATTTCAGCATTTAACAGCCTTGAAAATGTGACCAAGGCCATGGAACGGGTGAAAGACGCCTTAAAATGA
- a CDS encoding molybdopterin molybdotransferase MoeA yields the protein MNHFFNVKTLEEVLALAETFGPVGEETVETGDAWSRVLAEDITAKEDMPGFRRACMDGYAVRASDTFGASESTPAWLEIAGTIAMGETPEFELPRGSAARISTGGMLPAGADAVVMVEHSEAVDEQSVEIYKSVAPLQHVIDSSEDFAGGNVVLEKGSLVRPQEQGLLAGLGHSRCRVFKTPKVGIISTGDEIIPIEGMPGPGKIRDINSYSLAALIREAGGEAIRYGIVKDDPGALKTICENALAQTDMVLISGGSSVGARDYTVEVLAGLADTQILVHGMSVSPGKPTILARSGKTPVWGLPGQVTSAMVVLKIVVIPFLNKIQGLSAPGEPVRLPARLTRNLASAQGRRDFVRVALHRGDAGLEARPVLGKSGLIRTMVHADGLLEIGEHVEGLEKGSIQEILLF from the coding sequence ATGAACCATTTTTTCAATGTAAAGACCCTGGAAGAGGTATTGGCCCTGGCAGAGACCTTTGGGCCGGTGGGCGAGGAAACCGTTGAAACGGGAGACGCCTGGTCCAGGGTCCTGGCTGAAGATATCACGGCCAAAGAAGATATGCCCGGGTTCAGGCGGGCCTGCATGGACGGTTATGCGGTCCGGGCTTCTGACACCTTCGGGGCCTCGGAATCCACACCGGCCTGGCTGGAAATTGCCGGGACCATTGCCATGGGGGAAACCCCGGAGTTTGAACTGCCCCGGGGCAGTGCCGCCCGCATCTCCACAGGCGGCATGCTGCCGGCTGGGGCCGATGCCGTGGTCATGGTGGAGCACAGCGAAGCCGTGGACGAGCAGTCCGTGGAGATATACAAGAGTGTGGCCCCCCTCCAGCATGTCATTGACAGTTCAGAGGATTTTGCCGGAGGTAATGTGGTATTGGAAAAGGGCAGTCTTGTCCGGCCCCAGGAACAGGGACTGCTGGCGGGATTGGGCCATTCCCGGTGCCGGGTGTTCAAGACCCCTAAGGTGGGGATTATCTCCACCGGGGATGAGATCATTCCCATTGAAGGAATGCCGGGGCCGGGTAAGATCCGGGACATCAATTCCTACTCCCTGGCCGCCCTGATCCGGGAGGCCGGGGGGGAGGCCATCCGATACGGCATTGTCAAGGATGATCCCGGGGCCTTGAAAACCATCTGCGAAAACGCCCTGGCCCAGACGGACATGGTATTGATTTCCGGGGGATCCTCAGTGGGTGCCCGGGACTATACCGTTGAGGTGCTCGCGGGTTTGGCAGATACCCAGATCCTGGTCCACGGCATGTCCGTGAGTCCGGGAAAGCCCACCATCCTGGCCCGTTCCGGAAAGACCCCGGTTTGGGGGCTGCCCGGCCAGGTGACCTCGGCCATGGTGGTACTGAAAATCGTGGTGATTCCTTTCCTGAATAAAATACAGGGCCTTTCTGCCCCAGGGGAACCGGTGAGGCTGCCGGCACGGCTTACCCGTAACCTGGCCTCGGCCCAGGGCCGCCGGGATTTTGTCCGGGTGGCGCTCCACCGGGGAGACGCCGGGCTGGAAGCCCGGCCGGTGCTGGGGAAATCCGGGCTGATCCGGACCATGGTCCACGCCGACGGGCTCCTTGAAATCGGTGAGCATGTGGAAGGGCTGGAAAAGGGCAGCATCCAAGAGATACTTCTTTTTTAA
- a CDS encoding molybdopterin biosynthesis protein: MNTKRNIYLSMVSIQEAKACLLDKFGDLASNTETLRVVDAKDRVLAAQAVAAISSPNFHAAAMDGIAVDAQTTFGASEDAPRILKIGDTAFWINTGHALPENTNAVIMIENLNTLDEETVEIEAPAFPWQYVRKMGEDIVATQLLFPRDHQINAYAMGALLSGGVFDVEVRKKPRVMIIPTGNELKQWQDVSADTMKPGDVVESNATVLGALCQDYGAEFEIHSMLRDDLETIQRAVADAAAGEYDMVMIIGGSSAGSMDFAKPVISSLGEVFVHGVTMMPGKPVMFGQVAGTPVFGIPGYPVSAIVAFEEFAGPLLLNMQHLPEIKRQTVPVTPARKVASKLGQEEFLRVKIGSVDGKLMSSQLPRGSGSITTLTEADGIIRIPRHVEGITDDETVTAQLLRPLSAIEDTVVITGSHDNTLDLLADQIRKTHPGTGISSSHVGSMGGLMAIKKGACHMAGAHLLDPEDGSYNIFYIEKYLSGIPVRLVNLVMREQGLILPRGNPDKISGLEDIADRKLDFINRQPGSGTRILLDYSLKKSGISPGDIPGYENDEYTHMSVAVAVLSGRARAGLGIKAAAIALGLDFLPVVTESYDLVIPEVYYNTRKIQTLLSTIRSTEFKQRVMALGGYGVETTGELRYRSA; encoded by the coding sequence ATGAATACCAAGCGAAATATCTATCTGAGTATGGTCAGCATCCAGGAGGCCAAAGCCTGCCTCCTGGACAAATTCGGCGATCTGGCCTCCAATACCGAAACTTTGAGGGTGGTGGATGCCAAGGACCGGGTCCTGGCGGCCCAGGCCGTGGCCGCCATCTCTTCCCCTAATTTCCATGCCGCGGCCATGGACGGCATCGCCGTTGATGCCCAGACCACCTTCGGGGCCAGTGAGGATGCACCCAGGATCCTGAAAATCGGCGATACTGCGTTTTGGATCAATACCGGCCATGCCCTGCCTGAAAATACCAATGCCGTCATCATGATTGAAAACCTCAACACCCTGGACGAGGAAACCGTTGAAATTGAGGCCCCTGCCTTTCCCTGGCAGTACGTCAGGAAAATGGGGGAGGATATCGTGGCCACCCAGCTGCTCTTCCCCAGGGACCATCAGATCAATGCCTATGCCATGGGCGCCCTGCTCTCCGGCGGGGTGTTTGATGTGGAAGTGAGGAAGAAACCCAGGGTGATGATTATTCCAACGGGCAACGAATTGAAGCAGTGGCAGGATGTGAGCGCCGACACCATGAAACCCGGGGATGTGGTGGAATCCAACGCCACGGTGCTGGGGGCCCTGTGCCAGGATTACGGGGCAGAATTCGAGATCCATTCCATGCTCAGAGACGACCTTGAGACCATTCAGCGTGCCGTGGCCGATGCCGCTGCAGGGGAATACGACATGGTCATGATTATCGGGGGCTCTTCGGCCGGATCCATGGATTTTGCCAAACCCGTGATTTCCAGTCTGGGTGAGGTCTTTGTCCACGGGGTCACCATGATGCCGGGCAAACCCGTGATGTTCGGGCAGGTGGCAGGGACACCGGTTTTCGGGATTCCCGGCTATCCGGTATCCGCCATTGTTGCCTTTGAGGAGTTTGCCGGCCCCCTGCTGTTGAACATGCAGCACCTGCCCGAAATAAAACGGCAGACCGTCCCGGTGACCCCGGCCCGGAAGGTGGCCTCCAAGCTGGGCCAGGAGGAGTTTTTACGGGTGAAGATCGGGTCCGTGGACGGCAAGCTCATGTCCTCCCAGCTGCCCCGGGGCTCGGGCAGCATCACCACCCTTACCGAGGCCGACGGCATTATCCGCATCCCCCGCCACGTGGAGGGAATTACCGACGATGAAACGGTTACGGCCCAGCTGTTGAGGCCCCTGTCCGCCATTGAGGACACCGTGGTTATCACCGGTTCCCATGACAACACCCTGGACCTGCTGGCGGACCAGATTCGGAAGACCCATCCGGGTACCGGAATTTCTTCCAGCCATGTGGGGTCCATGGGGGGGCTGATGGCCATTAAAAAGGGGGCCTGCCACATGGCCGGTGCCCATCTCCTTGATCCGGAGGACGGCAGCTATAATATTTTCTATATTGAAAAATATCTTTCCGGCATCCCGGTCCGCCTGGTCAATCTGGTCATGCGGGAGCAGGGGCTGATCCTGCCCAGGGGGAATCCAGACAAGATTTCAGGGCTGGAAGATATCGCAGACAGAAAGCTGGATTTCATCAACCGTCAGCCCGGGTCCGGCACTCGGATTCTTCTGGATTACAGCCTGAAGAAAAGTGGGATTTCCCCGGGGGATATCCCGGGATATGAGAATGACGAATACACCCATATGTCGGTGGCTGTGGCTGTGCTCTCCGGCCGGGCCAGAGCGGGCCTGGGCATCAAGGCCGCCGCCATTGCCCTGGGCCTGGATTTCCTGCCCGTGGTCACGGAATCCTACGACCTGGTCATTCCGGAGGTGTATTACAATACCCGGAAGATCCAGACCCTTCTTTCCACCATCCGCAGCACCGAATTCAAGCAGCGGGTGATGGCGCTGGGAGGATACGGGGTGGAGACCACCGGCGAATTGAGGTACCGGTCCGCCTGA
- a CDS encoding TraR/DksA C4-type zinc finger protein: MTQVYAQASSQRYIPAAGEPYMSDAQLAYFREKLIRRKEELGQKLSTSIQKVKSLESLQADILDRSNTYIDLEREVKNFERYSNMMIQVNNALERMDKGNFGYCELTGDEIGLKRLEAIPFATMSIQALEEFEASRNHPYGTRPIFS; encoded by the coding sequence ATGACACAGGTATATGCGCAGGCATCATCACAGAGGTATATTCCCGCAGCAGGCGAACCCTATATGAGTGACGCACAGCTGGCTTATTTCAGAGAAAAACTGATCCGTCGTAAAGAGGAACTGGGCCAGAAGCTCTCAACGTCCATCCAAAAGGTCAAAAGCCTTGAATCTTTACAGGCCGATATTTTGGACCGGAGCAATACCTATATTGATCTGGAGCGGGAAGTGAAGAATTTTGAACGGTATTCCAATATGATGATCCAGGTGAACAACGCCCTTGAACGGATGGATAAAGGCAATTTCGGGTATTGCGAACTCACGGGTGACGAAATCGGACTGAAACGCCTGGAGGCCATTCCCTTTGCGACCATGTCCATCCAGGCCCTGGAGGAATTTGAGGCAAGCCGGAACCATCCATATGGAACCCGGCCTATTTTTTCCTAA